In one window of Gemmatimonadota bacterium DNA:
- a CDS encoding VOC family protein yields the protein MPVGSKNQLVPGCGTHHVAVQTRDWNASLRLYQDVLGMQPVAEFGPAERRIMLLDAGDGSHIELFQPTNDTPLPGGPSPNDPVTHIALATTDARTAIEHVRSHGYEVTIEPKEVNLGGLEVTVAFFNGPCGEVIEFFQEH from the coding sequence ATGCCGGTCGGCAGCAAAAACCAGTTGGTTCCCGGATGCGGCACGCATCACGTCGCCGTTCAGACACGGGACTGGAACGCATCGCTGCGGCTGTACCAGGATGTCCTGGGCATGCAGCCCGTGGCGGAATTCGGCCCCGCCGAGCGGAGGATCATGCTCCTCGACGCCGGGGACGGCAGTCACATCGAACTGTTCCAGCCCACGAACGATACCCCTTTGCCGGGCGGTCCCTCGCCCAATGACCCGGTCACCCATATCGCGCTGGCCACGACGGATGCGCGGACTGCGATCGAACACGTCCGGTCCCACGGATACGAGGTGACGATCGAACCGAAAGAGGTCAATCTGGGAGGACTCGAAGTGACCGTCGCTTTCTTCAATGGCCCGTGCGGCGAGGTGATCGAGTTCTTCCAGGAGCATTGA
- the argG gene encoding argininosuccinate synthase — protein sequence MDLSGLKGRTVGAAVSGGLDSCTVTRWLADHDVDVVCVTADLGQPDEERIDYVAERMMRCGAKDAVIVDAKDELAQAGIEVIQCQAAYEGNYWNTTGIARHITVRTLLPELKKRGIDILSHGATGRGNDQVRFQLVANMIDPSVEVYAPWRDQAFLDDFPGRKEMIDFCEDRELPIQASHEKPYSTDANILGLTHEAGRLESLETPAGFITPGMGVHPREAPDAPERFAVRFEQGVPVRINGDPATPLSVIETANRIGGRNGIGIGIHTVENRFVGIKSRGVYESPAMTLLGQCYEFLLQLILDRRARRSFDQASEVIAEQIYQGYWYDPATQALRASVDVFNQLATGTIQVDLYKGGVSFVSAENVPNSLYSETTASMEGVGDFDHKDSEGFLGVLGVSARALKSSGQTTQTR from the coding sequence ATGGACCTGAGTGGGTTGAAAGGCAGGACCGTCGGCGCCGCGGTATCGGGCGGACTGGACAGTTGTACCGTCACCCGGTGGCTGGCGGATCACGACGTGGACGTGGTTTGCGTGACCGCCGACCTGGGCCAGCCGGATGAAGAACGCATCGACTACGTCGCCGAACGCATGATGCGGTGCGGCGCGAAGGACGCCGTAATCGTAGACGCGAAGGATGAACTGGCGCAGGCCGGCATCGAGGTCATCCAGTGCCAGGCCGCCTACGAGGGGAACTACTGGAACACGACCGGCATAGCCCGTCACATTACGGTGCGGACCCTGCTGCCCGAGCTCAAGAAGCGCGGCATCGATATCCTCTCCCACGGCGCGACAGGCCGCGGGAACGACCAGGTCAGGTTCCAGCTCGTGGCCAACATGATCGACCCTTCGGTAGAGGTCTACGCCCCCTGGAGGGACCAGGCCTTCCTGGATGATTTTCCCGGACGAAAAGAGATGATCGACTTCTGTGAAGACCGCGAGTTGCCGATACAGGCTTCCCACGAGAAACCCTATTCCACGGACGCGAACATCCTCGGACTGACTCATGAGGCCGGCCGCCTCGAGTCGCTCGAAACCCCGGCCGGTTTCATCACGCCCGGCATGGGCGTCCATCCCCGGGAAGCGCCCGATGCGCCCGAACGGTTTGCCGTCCGCTTCGAACAAGGCGTACCGGTCCGGATTAACGGAGACCCGGCGACGCCGCTGTCGGTCATCGAGACGGCCAATCGGATCGGCGGCAGAAACGGCATCGGGATCGGGATCCACACGGTGGAAAACCGCTTCGTGGGCATCAAAAGCCGGGGCGTCTACGAGTCGCCGGCCATGACGCTCCTCGGTCAATGCTACGAGTTCCTGCTGCAGCTCATTCTCGACCGCCGCGCCCGGCGTTCCTTCGACCAGGCCTCGGAAGTCATCGCGGAGCAGATCTACCAGGGCTACTGGTACGATCCCGCCACCCAGGCTTTGCGGGCATCCGTCGACGTGTTCAACCAGCTCGCCACGGGGACCATCCAGGTCGATCTGTACAAGGGCGGCGTGTCCTTCGTGTCGGCCGAGAACGTCCCTAACTCGCTCTATTCCGAGACAACGGCATCCATGGAGGGCGTGGGGGATTTCGACCACAAGGATTCCGAGGGATTCCTGGGCGTGCTGGGGGTCAGCGCACGGGCTCTCAAATCATCCGGTCAGACCACCCAGACGCGGTAG